In Phaseolus vulgaris cultivar G19833 chromosome 10, P. vulgaris v2.0, whole genome shotgun sequence, a single genomic region encodes these proteins:
- the LOC137813968 gene encoding uncharacterized protein codes for MAEEFAMQQVPSSQSNQPASYLYLHPNENPAASLVSPMLDSTNYHSWSRSVMTAMSAKNKAKFIQASHPCPDENHPTYSAWKRCNNMVVSWLVHSVSTPIRQSIIWMDFTLDIWNDLKIRFSQGDLFRISDLQLEVAVRIYDLKRERGELFKRGL; via the coding sequence ATGGCCGAAGAATTCGCAATGCAACAGGTTCCATCTAGCCAATCAAATCAACCAGCTAGCTACCTCTATCTGCACCCCAACGAAAACCCAGCTGCGTCGTTGGTCTCGCCGATGCTGGACTCCACCAACTATCACTCTTGGAGTAGGTCAGTGATGACGGCCATGAGTGCGAAGAACAAGGCGAAATTCATCCAAGCTTCGCATCCCTGTCCAGATGAAAATCACCCAACATACTCGGCTTGGAAGAGATGCAATAATATGGTGGTATCATGGTTAGTCCATTCTGTCTCCACTCCTATTAGACAGAGCATTATTTGGATGGACTTCACTTTGGATatttggaatgatttgaaaATTAGGTTTTCACAAGGGGACTTGTTTAGAATTTCTGACCTCCAATTGGAAGTtgctgttagaatatatgaccttaaacgagagaggggtgaattgtttaaaagaggtttatga